The following coding sequences are from one Streptomyces dengpaensis window:
- a CDS encoding SOS response-associated peptidase, with amino-acid sequence MCGRYAASRGPENLAGIFEVEKWDSEETLEPDYNVAPTKEVYAVLDRPLKDADSPKPVRQLRKLKWGLVPSWAKTPEGGARMINARAETVHEKPSYRRAFAARRCIVPADGYYEWVTAAAERDLEVEGKKKRPRKQPYFVTPADGSVFAMAGMYEFWRDKTLPDDHPRAWWVTCSVITTEAETSPLAIAPAEGPRTLADIHPRMPLMLPPDRWDAWLDPARTDVDGLRELLAPPPAGLMRAYPVSTAVSNVRNNGPELLKELEGPEEGTLF; translated from the coding sequence ATGTGCGGACGGTATGCAGCGAGTCGGGGGCCCGAGAATCTCGCAGGAATCTTTGAGGTCGAGAAGTGGGACTCCGAGGAGACCTTGGAGCCGGACTACAACGTGGCCCCGACCAAGGAGGTCTACGCCGTCCTCGACCGTCCCCTGAAGGACGCGGACAGCCCGAAGCCGGTTCGCCAGCTGCGCAAGCTCAAGTGGGGGCTCGTCCCGTCCTGGGCCAAGACGCCCGAGGGCGGCGCCCGGATGATCAACGCGCGCGCGGAGACGGTGCACGAGAAGCCCTCGTACCGCCGCGCCTTCGCCGCCCGGCGCTGCATCGTCCCCGCCGACGGCTACTACGAGTGGGTCACCGCCGCGGCCGAGCGCGATCTGGAGGTCGAGGGCAAGAAGAAGCGGCCGCGCAAGCAGCCGTACTTCGTGACACCGGCGGACGGCTCGGTGTTCGCGATGGCCGGGATGTACGAGTTCTGGCGCGACAAGACGCTGCCCGACGACCATCCGCGGGCGTGGTGGGTGACGTGCTCGGTCATCACGACCGAGGCCGAGACCTCGCCGCTCGCGATCGCGCCCGCCGAGGGCCCGCGCACCCTGGCCGACATCCACCCCCGGATGCCCCTGATGCTCCCGCCGGACCGCTGGGACGCCTGGCTCGACCCGGCCCGCACGGACGTCGACGGCCTCCGCGAGCTGCTCGCGCCGCCGCCCGCCGGGCTGATGCGCGCGTACCCCGTCTCCACGGCGGTCAGCAACGTCCGCAACAACGGGCCGGAGCTGTTGAAGGAGCTGGAGGGGCCCGAGGAGGGCACACTTTTCTGA
- a CDS encoding M50 family metallopeptidase, whose product MDSTAATSLASLWDEVFGSQPDPDLWVVIATMVAALAVIVPHGVWRVSRNAITIAHEGGHGLVALLTGRSLSGIRLHSDTSGLTVSRGKPTGPGMILTAAAGYTAPPLLGLGGAALLAVGHITALLWLATALLVAMLVMIRNAYGALTVILTGGTFLVVSWLTGPQVQAAFAYAVVWFLLLGGVRPAFELQAKRSHGSAGDSDADQLSRLTHVPAGLWLFLFHAVSLCSLLGGGRWLLEV is encoded by the coding sequence ATGGACAGCACCGCAGCCACCTCGCTGGCAAGCCTCTGGGACGAGGTCTTCGGCAGCCAGCCGGACCCCGACCTGTGGGTGGTGATCGCCACCATGGTCGCCGCGCTGGCAGTGATCGTCCCGCACGGCGTCTGGCGCGTGTCCCGCAACGCCATCACCATCGCGCACGAGGGCGGCCACGGCCTGGTCGCGCTGCTCACCGGGCGCAGCCTCAGCGGTATACGGCTGCACTCCGACACCAGTGGCCTCACCGTCAGCCGCGGCAAGCCCACAGGGCCCGGCATGATCCTCACCGCGGCCGCGGGCTACACCGCTCCCCCGCTGCTCGGCCTCGGCGGCGCCGCGCTGCTCGCCGTCGGCCACATCACCGCTCTGCTGTGGCTGGCCACCGCCCTGCTCGTCGCCATGCTGGTGATGATCCGCAACGCATACGGCGCCCTGACCGTGATCCTCACCGGCGGCACGTTCCTGGTGGTGTCCTGGCTCACCGGCCCCCAGGTGCAGGCGGCCTTCGCGTACGCCGTAGTGTGGTTCCTCCTCCTCGGCGGGGTCCGCCCGGCCTTCGAACTCCAGGCCAAGCGGAGCCACGGGAGCGCGGGCGACTCGGACGCGGACCAGCTGTCACGGCTCACGCACGTCCCGGCTGGCCTGTGGCTATTCCTTTTCCATGCGGTATCACTGTGCTCATTGCTGGGCGGCGGCCGCTGGCTCCTGGAGGTCTGA
- the aroA gene encoding 3-phosphoshikimate 1-carboxyvinyltransferase — MTANPAHTALWPAPHASGAVDATVHVPGSKSVTNRALVLAALASEPGWLRRPLRSRDTLLMAGALRAMGVGIEETVASSSTVAAGPDASGEAWRVIPSGLAGPATVDVGNAGTVMRFLPPVAALADGPIRFDGDPRSYERPLNGVIDALRVLGARIDDDSRGALPLTVYGGGALDGGPVEIDASSSSQFVSALLLSGPRFNQGVEVRHIGSTLPSMPHIRMTVDMLRAVGAQVDTPESGGEPNVWRVTPGALLGRDLIVEPDLSNAQPFLAAALVTGGTVVIPDWPARTTQPGDKLREIFTEMGGTCELTESGLRFTGSGSVHGIDVDLSEVGELTPGIAAVAALADSPSTLRGVAHLRLHETDRLAALTKEINELGGDVTETADGLHIRPRRLHGGIFHTYDDHRMATAGAIVGLTVEGVQIENVATTAKTLPDFPDLWAGMLGN, encoded by the coding sequence ATGACCGCTAACCCCGCCCACACCGCCCTCTGGCCCGCCCCGCACGCGAGCGGAGCCGTCGACGCGACGGTCCACGTGCCGGGGTCCAAGTCGGTCACCAACCGCGCTCTCGTGCTGGCCGCGCTGGCCTCCGAGCCGGGCTGGCTGCGCCGCCCGCTGCGCTCCCGCGACACGCTGCTGATGGCGGGCGCGCTGCGCGCGATGGGCGTGGGCATCGAGGAGACGGTGGCGTCCAGCTCCACGGTCGCCGCGGGCCCGGACGCCTCCGGCGAGGCCTGGCGGGTCATCCCTTCGGGTCTGGCGGGCCCGGCCACGGTCGACGTGGGCAACGCCGGCACCGTGATGCGCTTCCTTCCGCCCGTCGCCGCGCTGGCCGACGGCCCCATCCGCTTCGACGGCGACCCGCGTTCGTACGAGCGCCCCCTGAACGGCGTGATCGACGCGCTGCGCGTACTCGGCGCCCGTATCGACGACGACAGCCGCGGCGCGCTGCCGCTGACCGTGTACGGCGGGGGCGCCCTGGACGGCGGCCCGGTCGAGATCGACGCGTCGTCGTCCTCGCAGTTCGTGTCGGCCCTGCTGCTCTCCGGCCCGCGCTTCAACCAGGGTGTCGAGGTCCGCCACATCGGCTCGACGCTCCCCTCCATGCCGCACATCCGGATGACGGTCGACATGCTGCGCGCGGTCGGCGCCCAGGTGGACACCCCGGAGTCGGGCGGCGAGCCCAACGTCTGGCGGGTCACGCCGGGCGCGCTGCTCGGCCGCGACCTGATCGTCGAGCCGGATCTGTCGAACGCACAGCCGTTCCTGGCGGCGGCCCTGGTGACCGGCGGCACGGTCGTCATCCCCGACTGGCCCGCGCGCACCACCCAGCCGGGCGACAAGCTGAGGGAGATCTTCACCGAAATGGGCGGTACCTGCGAACTGACCGAGAGCGGCCTGCGGTTCACCGGCTCGGGCTCGGTCCACGGCATCGACGTGGACCTGAGCGAGGTCGGCGAGCTGACCCCGGGCATCGCGGCGGTCGCGGCCCTGGCCGACTCCCCCTCGACCCTGCGCGGCGTGGCTCACCTGCGCCTGCACGAGACGGACCGCCTGGCCGCGCTCACCAAGGAGATCAACGAGCTCGGCGGCGACGTCACCGAGACCGCCGACGGTCTGCACATCCGCCCCCGCCGATTGCACGGCGGCATCTTCCACACGTACGACGACCACCGCATGGCCACCGCGGGCGCGATCGTCGGCCTGACCGTGGAGGGCGTACAGATCGAGAACGTGGCGACGACGGCGAAGACCCTTCCGGACTTCCCCGACCTGTGGGCCGGGATGCTCGGGAACTGA
- the rsgA gene encoding ribosome small subunit-dependent GTPase A: MRRYGKHTDEDDIRSRPNPKGNRPRTNIRPKHEEAAEGMVLTVDRGRLTCLVDDRTVLAMKARELGRKAAVVGDQVALVGDLSGKKDTLARIVRIEPRSSVLRRTADDDDPYERVVVANADQLAIVTALADPEPRPRLIDRCLVAAFDGGLTPLLVMTKSDLAPPDKLLELYGALDIPYLVTSREELENGGAADRVREQLDGRITAFVGHSGVGKTTLVNALVPEERRRTTGHVNAVTGRGRHTTTSALALPLADDEGWVIDTPGLRSFGLHHVNPSRVIHAFPDLEPGTEGCPRACSHDEQDCALDQWVTDGHADPARLYSLRRLLATRERKEGD; encoded by the coding sequence ATGCGCCGTTACGGCAAGCACACCGACGAGGACGACATCCGCAGCCGCCCCAACCCCAAGGGCAACCGTCCGCGTACGAACATCCGCCCCAAGCACGAGGAGGCGGCCGAGGGCATGGTCCTCACGGTCGACCGCGGCAGGCTGACATGCCTCGTCGACGACCGGACCGTGCTGGCGATGAAGGCCCGCGAACTGGGCCGCAAGGCGGCGGTGGTCGGCGACCAGGTGGCCCTCGTCGGCGATCTGTCCGGCAAGAAGGACACCCTGGCCCGCATCGTCCGCATCGAGCCGCGCAGCTCCGTACTGCGCCGCACGGCCGACGACGACGATCCGTACGAGCGCGTGGTCGTCGCCAACGCCGACCAGCTCGCCATCGTCACCGCCCTCGCCGACCCGGAGCCGCGCCCCCGTCTGATCGACCGTTGTCTGGTGGCGGCCTTCGACGGTGGCCTCACCCCCCTCCTCGTGATGACGAAATCGGACCTGGCCCCGCCGGACAAACTCCTGGAGCTGTACGGCGCGCTGGACATCCCGTACCTCGTGACCAGCCGCGAGGAGCTGGAGAACGGCGGCGCCGCCGACCGCGTACGCGAACAGCTGGACGGCAGGATCACGGCGTTCGTCGGCCACTCGGGCGTCGGCAAGACGACCCTCGTCAACGCGCTCGTCCCCGAGGAGCGGCGGCGTACGACCGGACACGTCAACGCGGTGACGGGCCGCGGCCGGCACACCACGACGTCGGCGCTCGCGCTCCCCCTGGCCGACGACGAGGGCTGGGTCATCGACACCCCGGGTCTGCGCTCCTTCGGCCTGCACCACGTCAATCCGTCCCGGGTCATCCACGCGTTCCCCGACCTCGAACCCGGCACCGAGGGCTGCCCGCGCGCGTGCAGCCACGACGAGCAGGACTGCGCCCTGGACCAGTGGGTGACAGACGGTCACGCGGACCCGGCCCGGCTCTATTCTCTGCGCAGGCTGCTGGCGACGCGGGAGCGGAAGGAAGGCGACTGA
- a CDS encoding DMT family transporter yields the protein MAWLLVVVAGLLETGFAVCLKLSHGFTRVWPTIAFCAFALGSFGLLTLALKKLDVGPAYAVWTGIGAAGTALYGMIFLGDLVSTLKIVSISLVIIGVIGLQLSGSAH from the coding sequence ATGGCGTGGCTGCTGGTAGTTGTGGCGGGACTGCTGGAAACCGGCTTCGCGGTCTGTCTGAAGCTCTCGCACGGCTTCACCAGGGTCTGGCCGACGATCGCGTTCTGCGCCTTCGCGCTGGGCAGCTTCGGCCTGCTGACCCTCGCCCTGAAAAAGCTCGACGTCGGCCCGGCGTACGCCGTCTGGACCGGCATCGGCGCGGCGGGCACCGCCCTCTACGGCATGATCTTCCTCGGCGACCTGGTCTCCACGCTCAAGATCGTCTCGATCAGCTTGGTGATCATCGGGGTCATCGGGCTGCAGCTGTCGGGCTCGGCCCACTGA
- a CDS encoding TetR/AcrR family transcriptional regulator, whose translation MPAARESLLDAAYTALARRAWSAVRMVDVAAVAGVSRQTLYNEFGSKEGLARALVRREADAYLAGVERALAMHADAQERLVATAEWTASAARSNALVRAMLTGCWSERLPSPTLSAVPSASAVPAQRRADGPLPSPSDFVALVRDRAVATLGASKADSAELARSCELVVRLALSCVAAPPGEGGVTDLVKAALAPWPRLV comes from the coding sequence ATGCCTGCAGCGCGGGAATCCCTCTTGGATGCCGCCTATACGGCGCTCGCGCGTCGTGCGTGGTCTGCGGTGCGGATGGTCGATGTGGCCGCCGTGGCTGGTGTGTCACGTCAGACGCTGTACAACGAGTTCGGGAGCAAAGAGGGGCTCGCGCGTGCTCTGGTGCGGCGGGAGGCCGATGCCTATCTCGCGGGGGTCGAGCGGGCGCTCGCCATGCATGCGGACGCACAGGAGCGGCTGGTCGCGACCGCCGAGTGGACCGCGTCGGCCGCGCGGAGCAATGCGCTGGTACGGGCGATGCTGACCGGGTGCTGGAGCGAGCGGCTGCCCTCGCCGACGCTCTCGGCGGTGCCGTCGGCGTCCGCGGTGCCCGCGCAGCGGCGGGCCGACGGGCCGCTGCCCTCGCCCTCCGACTTCGTGGCGCTGGTGCGGGATCGTGCGGTGGCCACGCTGGGCGCCTCCAAGGCGGACAGCGCCGAGTTGGCCCGTTCCTGTGAACTCGTCGTCCGGCTCGCTCTGTCGTGTGTCGCGGCGCCGCCCGGTGAGGGCGGGGTCACGGATCTGGTGAAGGCCGCGCTGGCCCCGTGGCCCCGGCTGGTCTGA
- the hisN gene encoding histidinol-phosphatase → MPDYRDDLRLAHVLADAADAATMDRFKALDLKVETKPDMTPVSEADKAAEELIRGQLQRARPRDAILGEEYGIEGTGPRRWVVDPIDGTKNYVRGVPVWATLISLTEAGEGGYQPVVGVVSAPALGRRWWAAKGHGAFTGRSLSSASRLHVSRVSKLADASFAYSSLSGWEDQGRLDGFLDLTKAVWRTRGYGDFWPYMMVAEGSVDICAEPELSLWDMAANAIVVTEAGGSFTGLDGRPGPHSGNAAASNGILHDELLGYLNQRY, encoded by the coding sequence ATGCCCGACTATCGCGATGACCTGCGCCTCGCCCACGTCCTCGCGGACGCCGCCGACGCCGCGACGATGGACCGGTTCAAGGCGCTCGACCTGAAGGTCGAGACCAAGCCGGACATGACGCCGGTGAGCGAGGCGGACAAGGCCGCCGAGGAACTCATCCGCGGCCAGCTCCAGCGGGCGCGACCGCGCGACGCGATCCTCGGCGAGGAGTACGGCATCGAGGGCACGGGCCCACGCCGCTGGGTAGTCGACCCGATCGACGGCACCAAGAACTACGTACGCGGCGTCCCCGTCTGGGCCACGCTGATCTCCCTGACGGAGGCGGGCGAGGGCGGCTACCAGCCGGTCGTCGGCGTCGTCTCCGCCCCCGCGCTCGGCCGCCGCTGGTGGGCGGCGAAGGGCCACGGCGCGTTCACGGGCCGCAGCCTGTCGTCGGCGTCCCGCCTCCACGTCTCGCGGGTCTCGAAGCTCGCGGACGCCTCCTTCGCGTACTCCTCCCTCAGCGGCTGGGAGGACCAGGGCCGCCTCGACGGCTTCCTCGACCTCACGAAGGCCGTCTGGCGCACCCGCGGATACGGCGACTTCTGGCCGTACATGATGGTCGCCGAGGGCTCGGTCGACATCTGCGCGGAGCCCGAGCTGTCGCTCTGGGACATGGCGGCGAACGCGATCGTCGTGACCGAGGCGGGCGGCTCCTTCACCGGCCTCGACGGCCGCCCGGGCCCGCACAGCGGCAACGCCGCCGCGTCGAACGGCATCCTCCACGACGAGCTGCTGGGGTACCTGAACCAGCGCTACTGA
- a CDS encoding cyclic nucleotide-binding/CBS domain-containing protein: MLVRDAMSTVVLTIGPAHTLRQAARLMSKRRVGAAVVHDEDSSGLGIITERDILNSLALGQDPDTETAGTHTTTDVVFAAPTWTLEEAATAMSHGGFRHLIVLDSSGPVGIVSVRDIIRCWAPARQHVPA; this comes from the coding sequence ATGCTCGTCCGCGACGCCATGAGCACGGTGGTCCTCACCATCGGCCCGGCACACACCCTTCGCCAGGCGGCCCGCCTGATGTCCAAACGCCGCGTCGGCGCGGCCGTCGTCCACGACGAGGACTCCAGCGGCCTGGGAATCATCACCGAGCGCGACATCCTCAACTCATTGGCCCTGGGCCAGGACCCCGACACCGAGACCGCAGGCACCCACACCACCACCGACGTCGTCTTCGCCGCTCCCACCTGGACCCTGGAGGAGGCCGCGACGGCGATGTCACACGGCGGCTTCCGCCACCTGATCGTGCTCGATTCCAGCGGCCCGGTCGGCATCGTCTCGGTCCGCGACATCATCCGCTGCTGGGCCCCGGCGCGACAGCACGTACCCGCCTGA
- a CDS encoding catalase codes for MTQGPLTTEAGAPVADNQNSETAGVGGPVLVQDQLLLEKLAHFNRERIPERVVHARGAGAYGTFTVTADVTQYTRAKFLSEVGKQTETFLRFSTVAGNLGAADAVRDPRGWALKFYTEEGNYDLVGNNTPVFFVKDAIKFPDFIHTQKRDPYTGSQEADNVWDFWGLSPESTHQVTWLFGDRGIPASYRHMNGYGSHTYQWNNEADEVFWVKYHFKTDQGIKNLTQAEANKLAGEDPDSHQRDLRGAIERGEFPSWTVQVQIMPAADAATYRFNPFDLTKVWPHEDYPPIEIGKLELNRNPENIFAEVEQSIFSPSHFVPGIGPSPDKMLQGRLFAYGDAHRYRVGINADHLPVNRPHATEARTHSRDGFLYDGRHGGAKNYEPNSFGGPFQTDRPLWQPIAVTGHTGETAAPSHAEDNDFVQAGNLYRLMSEDEKDRLIENLAGFIAKVSRDDIAERAINNFRQADGDFGKRLEAAVQTLRG; via the coding sequence GTGACGCAGGGACCGCTTACGACGGAGGCCGGTGCTCCGGTAGCCGACAACCAGAACAGCGAGACCGCGGGCGTCGGCGGCCCGGTCCTCGTTCAGGATCAGCTCCTTCTTGAGAAGCTCGCCCACTTCAACCGTGAGCGCATCCCGGAGCGTGTCGTGCACGCCCGTGGCGCCGGCGCCTATGGCACCTTCACGGTCACCGCTGATGTCACGCAGTACACGCGAGCCAAGTTCCTCTCCGAGGTCGGCAAGCAGACCGAGACCTTCCTGCGCTTCTCCACCGTGGCCGGCAACCTCGGCGCGGCCGACGCCGTGCGTGACCCGCGTGGCTGGGCGCTGAAGTTCTACACCGAAGAGGGCAACTACGACCTCGTCGGCAACAACACCCCGGTGTTCTTCGTCAAGGACGCCATCAAGTTCCCCGACTTCATCCACACGCAGAAGCGCGACCCGTACACGGGCAGCCAGGAAGCGGACAACGTGTGGGACTTCTGGGGGCTGTCTCCCGAGTCCACGCATCAGGTGACCTGGCTGTTCGGTGACCGCGGTATTCCCGCGTCCTACCGGCACATGAACGGGTACGGCTCGCACACCTACCAGTGGAACAACGAGGCCGACGAGGTCTTCTGGGTCAAGTACCACTTCAAGACCGACCAGGGCATCAAGAACCTCACCCAGGCCGAGGCCAACAAGCTCGCCGGTGAGGACCCCGACTCCCACCAGCGCGACCTGCGTGGGGCCATCGAGCGCGGTGAGTTCCCGAGCTGGACCGTGCAGGTGCAGATCATGCCGGCGGCGGACGCGGCGACGTACCGCTTCAACCCGTTCGACCTCACCAAGGTGTGGCCGCACGAGGACTACCCGCCGATCGAGATCGGCAAGCTGGAGCTCAACCGCAACCCGGAGAACATCTTCGCCGAGGTCGAGCAGAGCATCTTCTCCCCGTCTCACTTCGTGCCGGGCATCGGGCCCTCGCCCGACAAGATGCTCCAGGGCCGTCTCTTCGCGTACGGCGACGCCCACCGGTACCGCGTCGGCATCAACGCCGACCACCTGCCGGTGAACCGTCCGCACGCCACCGAGGCGCGCACCCACTCGCGTGACGGCTTCCTGTACGACGGTCGCCACGGCGGTGCGAAGAACTATGAGCCCAACAGCTTCGGCGGGCCGTTCCAGACGGACCGGCCGCTCTGGCAGCCGATCGCGGTGACCGGCCACACCGGTGAGACCGCCGCCCCTTCGCACGCCGAGGACAACGACTTCGTGCAGGCGGGCAACCTCTACCGTCTGATGTCCGAGGACGAGAAGGACCGTCTGATCGAGAACCTGGCGGGCTTCATCGCCAAGGTCTCCCGTGACGACATCGCCGAGCGCGCGATCAACAACTTCCGCCAGGCGGACGGGGACTTCGGCAAGCGCCTTGAGGCCGCGGTCCAGACCCTGCGGGGCTGA
- a CDS encoding Fur family transcriptional regulator, whose protein sequence is MSDLLERLRGRGWRMTAQRRVVAEVLDGNHVHLTADEVHARAVAKLPEISRATVYNTLGELVSLGEVLEVATDKRAKRYDPNAHRPHHHLVCAQCGAIRDVHPNGNPLADLPDSERFGFTVSDVEVTYRGVCPNCAAA, encoded by the coding sequence ATGAGTGACCTGCTGGAACGGCTGCGCGGACGCGGATGGCGGATGACCGCGCAGCGGCGTGTGGTGGCCGAGGTCCTCGACGGCAATCACGTCCATCTGACGGCCGACGAGGTACATGCGCGTGCTGTCGCCAAGCTGCCCGAGATCTCCCGGGCGACCGTCTACAACACGCTGGGTGAGCTGGTCTCACTCGGCGAGGTGCTGGAAGTCGCCACGGACAAGCGCGCCAAGCGGTACGACCCGAACGCGCACCGTCCGCACCACCACCTGGTCTGCGCCCAGTGCGGCGCGATCCGCGACGTCCACCCGAACGGCAACCCGCTCGCCGACCTCCCGGACTCGGAGCGCTTCGGCTTCACGGTCTCGGACGTCGAGGTGACGTACCGCGGCGTCTGCCCGAACTGCGCGGCGGCGTAA
- a CDS encoding tetratricopeptide repeat protein produces MDVMGDKATLLDTGRFAQLADFVQPAEFTQPSDRDETGEAVEEVRQRLAAEAGDVEAMSVLGAMLLRRGDLDGAEPQLRAATAAGDRAAANNLGVLLHQRGYADEAAGWWRIAAVAGSAAAAHALGRYHRERGDEPAAEYWLRQSAEQGHALGAYALADLLEHRGDVGAEQWMRAAAERGHREAAYRLARALDRKALDSGEAMGDNGVIGAAGEEAEQWYRQAAARGHRRAALHLGAILEKRGDLKEAGRWYLTSAKDGEARAACALGFLLRDAGDTESAAVWWLRAAQDGDGNAANALGALHAENGETQTAERWYRAAMDAGDVNGAYNLGLLCAEQGRTAQAEQWYRRAAYAGHREAANALAILLLQVGDSAGAEPWFSKAAEAGSVDAAFNLGILYAGRGTEADEAAALRWYERAAAAGHTEAALQVAIARLREGDERAAERHLRCAAGGGSAEAAYRLAAVLDARQPPAPAHELGEPAQQKSECEEWYERAASQGHRRAQVRVGMLAAARGDVVEAARWYREAAEAGSRNGAFNLGLLLAREGSEPEAALWWTRAADAGHGRAALRLALVYARRGELAEGQWWADRAVSLGPAEVGERAARLRDALREELSA; encoded by the coding sequence ATGGACGTTATGGGGGACAAGGCAACTCTGTTGGATACAGGGCGGTTTGCGCAGCTTGCTGATTTTGTGCAGCCTGCGGAATTCACGCAGCCTTCCGACCGGGACGAAACCGGCGAGGCTGTCGAGGAAGTACGCCAGCGGCTCGCCGCCGAAGCCGGCGACGTCGAGGCGATGAGTGTCCTCGGCGCCATGCTGCTGCGCCGCGGTGACCTCGACGGAGCCGAGCCTCAGCTGCGCGCTGCCACCGCCGCCGGTGACCGCGCCGCCGCCAACAACCTGGGTGTCCTCCTGCACCAGCGCGGGTACGCCGACGAGGCCGCCGGATGGTGGCGGATCGCCGCCGTCGCGGGCTCCGCGGCCGCCGCGCACGCGCTCGGGCGGTACCACCGCGAGCGCGGCGACGAGCCCGCCGCCGAGTACTGGCTGCGCCAGTCCGCCGAGCAGGGACACGCGCTCGGCGCGTACGCGCTCGCCGATCTGCTGGAGCACCGCGGCGACGTCGGAGCGGAGCAGTGGATGCGGGCCGCCGCCGAACGCGGGCACCGCGAGGCCGCGTACCGGCTGGCGCGCGCTCTTGATCGCAAGGCCCTGGACTCGGGCGAGGCCATGGGCGACAACGGCGTCATCGGTGCCGCGGGCGAAGAGGCCGAACAGTGGTACCGGCAGGCCGCCGCACGCGGGCACCGGCGGGCCGCGCTGCACCTCGGAGCGATTCTCGAGAAGCGGGGCGACCTCAAGGAGGCCGGGCGCTGGTATCTGACGTCCGCCAAGGACGGGGAGGCGCGGGCCGCGTGCGCGCTCGGGTTCCTGCTGCGGGACGCGGGGGACACGGAGAGCGCGGCCGTGTGGTGGCTGCGGGCCGCGCAGGACGGTGACGGCAACGCGGCGAACGCCCTGGGGGCGCTGCACGCCGAGAACGGTGAGACGCAGACCGCCGAGCGCTGGTACCGCGCCGCCATGGACGCGGGTGATGTGAACGGGGCGTACAACCTCGGGCTCCTCTGCGCCGAGCAGGGACGGACCGCGCAGGCCGAGCAGTGGTACCGGCGGGCCGCGTACGCGGGTCACCGCGAGGCCGCCAACGCCTTGGCGATTTTGCTGCTGCAGGTCGGCGACTCTGCCGGGGCCGAGCCGTGGTTCTCCAAGGCCGCGGAGGCCGGGAGTGTGGACGCCGCGTTCAATCTCGGGATTCTGTACGCCGGGCGGGGGACCGAGGCCGATGAGGCGGCGGCGCTGCGGTGGTACGAGCGTGCCGCCGCCGCCGGGCACACCGAGGCCGCGCTCCAGGTCGCCATCGCGCGGCTGCGGGAGGGGGACGAGCGGGCGGCCGAGCGGCATCTGCGGTGTGCGGCGGGGGGCGGCAGCGCGGAGGCCGCGTACCGGCTTGCCGCCGTGCTCGACGCGCGGCAGCCGCCGGCGCCGGCTCATGAGCTGGGCGAGCCCGCGCAGCAGAAGAGCGAGTGCGAGGAGTGGTACGAGCGGGCGGCGTCCCAGGGGCATCGCCGGGCGCAGGTGCGTGTCGGGATGCTGGCCGCCGCGCGGGGCGACGTGGTGGAGGCGGCTCGGTGGTACCGCGAGGCCGCCGAGGCCGGGTCCCGGAACGGGGCCTTCAATCTCGGGCTGCTGCTGGCGCGGGAGGGGAGTGAGCCGGAGGCCGCGCTGTGGTGGACCCGGGCGGCGGATGCGGGGCATGGGCGGGCGGCGCTTCGGCTCGCGCTCGTCTATGCGCGGCGGGGCGAGCTGGCGGAGGGGCAGTGGTGGGCCGACCGGGCCGTGTCCCTGGGGCCTGCGGAGGTGGGGGAGCGGGCGGCTCGGTTGCGGGATGCGTTGCGGGAGGAGTTGTCGGCGTGA